The DNA segment gtacactgaacacacacacacacacacacacacacacgtgtacactgaacacacacacacacacacacacacacgtgtacactgaacacacacatgcatacacctacactactattactactgtCCTCCACAGTAGCTGTTTGTCTTACACACTTCACTTCTTCATACTTCACTTCAATCAATCTTCTGTCTTCCTGACTTGTGTTGTTTAACCATTGTTCCCTCCTCTACTAGAACCTAGCAGCAGTTCTTACCCAGTACATCCGCTCAGATCCACCTGGGCGAGTGCTGAGGGCGTGTCTGCAAACCCTACGGATCCTCTCGAGGGACAAAAAGATCCTGGGGCCCCTGGTGACGGACAACTCTTTGCTCATTCTGGCTAAGCTCGGAGGGGTGAACAGCGGCGTCCCCTCCCGAGATGATGAGGACGACCCCGAGAACCCCTACGCGTCCATCCTGGAGGCCCTCGCCGAGGTGCGCCGGAGCGATGACCACGGCCACCGGAGCGCCGACGGCGACGTGGACGACGGCAACGAGGACGACTACGAACCCCACAGCTCGGCCGAGGGCTCCGGTGACAGCGCCCAGGACGACGGCACCGACCCTGAAGGCGAGGAGTACACTGGCTACGGGGCCCACTACGGACGGGTGGACAGCAACACCACGCACGCCTGCGTCGGGGGTCAGCCAAGGGGCAGCATTCAAAAGATGCTCGCACGGGGCAAGAAAGACAACCGCATGAGCATCGCGCCGGTCGCTGGAGacgaggaagagggggaggccTCAGAGGACATTCAGAGGAAGGAGGCGATGAAGGTGCTCTGTAATGTGGTCTACAACAGTGTCTGGGCCCAGGAAAGAGCTAGCGAGCTCAGGTATTTACCCCTGTATTTACCATTCAAATGATGTTCTGTCCTGTACCATTCTgatgatttgttttgttgtacAGGAAATATTTAGAAAGTGGAGAGTGTACAGGAGAATATTTAGAGACTTTGCTTAGAGAGCAATTCCTTGAATAGGCTTAGTAATGTGTCAATAAGCTCAAGGTCAATAAGGTGAGTATGATCTTTATTGTTCTGCAGTTCTGCAGTCTTTGTATTTCTCTCTGCACCTCCTCAGACTCCTATCAGGTGTAACAGAGGCCTTGGGTTCAGAGGCTCGGTCACTGTCTCCCCACTGTGGTCAGTTCTATGAACTGCGCTTCATGTTCCTCTTGACGGCATTGAGACCTGAACTAAGGACGCAGCTAAAGCAGGTAAGTCCTGAACCTGTTCTGTATCTCAACATACTGCACACCATTAGAAATAAGAACCTGTTTGCCAGTGGAGTGCTGTTGTCAGACGGGGAGACTTGCAAGTAGACTGCTCATGGAATAGACTTAGTTAAATTATTGTCTGAATGCTTTCATGCATTTGgttttgctttacaaatgaccggaacaattttaaaaatgttggcTGTGAAAaaaagttttctgtgaatagCTGCCGACGCATTCCTGATATGGACATTCCCGTTCAGATTCGTGTCCCCCCACGCCTTCTCTCCACAGGAGGGAGGTGTACCCCTGTTGACTGCGCTCCTTGAGCAGTGTCTGGAGGTGCAGTGGGGTGAGCAGAACCACGTGCTGCCACGTGTGCCCCCTGTCCCCCCGGAGGCCTCACAGCGAGCCATGGAGGCCTTGAAGACCCTGTTCAACATCACCCACAGTGCACACACCCAGGAACCCAGTGAGGTGGGGAGCAAGGGATATTCCTCTATTATCACATACTGTGAAAGTTAGAATTGAATAATGCTCATAGCAAGGATTTAAATGGTGATTGGCATCAATGTGCTTATCACTGAAGATCCGTGCCATGCACAGTGATATATTCATGaacttttctcttcttttcaccCATGAAGGAGGACTCTGCTCTTTATCGCCACCTAGCTGTCATTCTTGGCCACTGCCTAATGGTTACCTgcgagggagagaaggaaacgGATGACCTGAGAGGGTGAATTACATAGCAGATAGCTTACAGGGTCTGTCTCACTCAAACAAACCAGCTTTCAGCCCTGTGTACTTTTACTGAAAGCAAACAATAGATGGCACAGactttcagaatcagaatcggATTTTATTCACTAAGTAACATTATGTTCACACATGCAAGGAATGTGGTTCTGGCCTTTGGTGTCACACTAGCATTACATAATACGATGTATACAGACGAGAGAttatacatgtatatacatgtactgtatacagaCCTATTGACGTAAGAggctttctctcttctctcttcctctctctctctctctctcagacacacagttAATCTGCTGTCTGCGCTGCCTCTGAGTTGTCTGGACGTCCTCGCGACTGTGCCACTCTCTCCGAACTCCGAGCAGTGGGAGGGCTTGAACATGGACGGTGTCCACTCCCTCCTGCTCTACATGGAGAGGAAGCTGGAGAAGGTAAGACAgccaggcagggagagagagggagagagagggagagagagggagtgagagagagtgaggagagaaattgtgagagaagaagaagagaggagaaaaagggtacagaaaaggagaaaagagagattatGAACCCAACCCATTGAgcaatagggtgtgtgtgtgtgtgtgtgtgtgtgtgtgtgtgtgtgtgtgtgtgtttcagtgtgtgtgtgtttcagtgtgtgtgtgtgtgtgtgtgtgtggtgggtgtgtgtgtgtgtttcagtgtgtgtgtgtgtgtgtgtgtgtgtggtgggtgtgtgtgtgtgtttcaatgtgtgtgtttgtgtgtgtgtgtggtgggtgtgtgtgtgtgtgtgtgtttcagtgtgtgtgtgtgtgtgtgtgtgtggtgggtgtgtgtgtgtgtgtgtgtgtgtgtggtgggtgtgtgtgtgtgtttcagtgtgtgtgtgtttcagtgtgtgtgtgtgtgtgtgtgtgtgtgtgtgtgtgtgtgtgtttcagtgtgtgtgtgtttcagtgtgtgtgtgtgtgtgtgtgtgtgtgtgtgtgtgtgtgtgtgtttcagtgtgtgtgtgtgtgtgtgtggggtgtgtgtgtgtgtgtgtgtgggtgtttcagtgtgtgtgcatgtgtgtgtgtatgcatacactgtatatacagtatgactGCATGTTTGGGTGGTAATTGTACGTGTGTATTTCCAGGGCCATAAGGTGAAGGAGAAGCTCACACCAGTGCTAAACTTCCTGACGGAAATCAGCAgagctcacagacagacacgtcGCTACCTCAGACAGCAGGTGAGACCCTGCATGCACACCCCTCACACCTTACACCATGACCTCATCACACCACTCAAACAGGTGTTATTAAGTAGTTATAAACCAAATGTTACCCCCTTCCCAACATCTGTCAGATCCTACCCCCGTTGAGAGATGTCAGCTTGCGTCCAGAGCACGGCACGACACTGAAGAGCCGGCTGGTGCGCCTCATGACCCACGTGGACACGGAGCTGAAGCACTGCGCTGCTGACCTGCTCTTCATCCTCTGCAAAGAGAACGGTACAGAACCCCAGCCCCTGGCCCTCATTCCCCTTAACAGGACCTCACACAGAGCCTCACACAGGACCTCACACAGAGCCTCACACAGAGCCCCACACAGGACCTCACACAGAGCCCCACACAGGACTCCACACAGGACCTCACAGAGCCTCACACAGAGCCCCACACAGGACTCCACACAGGACCTCACACAGAGCCTCACACAGAGCCTCACACAGGACTCCACACAGGACCTCACACAGAGCCTCACACAGGACTCCACACAGGACCTCACACAGAGCCTCACAGACCCCGGAAAGAGTCTGTCTGTCATATCCGTCTTTTTGAAAGACCTGTACGTCCTCTGTGTTTCACTTCCTCCTTCAGTTTGGTGGTGGGCTATTTGGTGCCTTCTACTTTATTTGTGGGCTATGAGTGTGTCTAAGGCTGATCATCCCTATACCATACTCATTCTGACAACATACGTTGTACAGAGATATGTATGCACTACATTTCAATAACACTTTAATCAAGAGAGTAACATATAGTTCCCGTAAAGTGGTCCCTTGGGGTGTACATTAATGTTATCAGCAGTGCAGACGCTACCTTCTGCTACCTCAGGATCATAGGATAGGAAAAGAACAACTGGTAAACCAAGTCCATAACTCTCACATAAGACCTGCTTGCCTCAGCCTCCTTGTGTTCCCCATGGTCATGCCTGAGTTCACCTCTATTCTCCTGCGTTTGGCAGTGGGCCGGTTCGTGAAGTACACGGGCTATGGCAACGCCGCAGGCCTCCTGGCTACCAGGGGGCTGCTGGGAGGTCAGTCCAAGAGCAGCGTCGTCACGGCATATTACTCCAGCGACTCGGACTCGGACACTGAGGAGTACCGGCAGGCCAAGGGTCGTGTGAACCTAGTGACAGGGCGGGTGGAGGAAGAACAGCCCGACCCGATGCAGGGAATgacagaagaagagaaggaagaagaggcACGACGCCTGGTGTCTCTCTTCAGCAAACTCTCAAGGTGagcacttaataataataataataataataataataataataattgtatgATGGCATCGTTATCTCAGAATATATGTAGTCAAAATGTTGTATCCTCTTCTAATTCTGCCCCCCCCGCCCCAACCTGATCACCAGAGAGAATGTGATTCAGCCAATGGGGCTGAACGCAGAAGGCCGCCTGACCCCGATGTCTGGACTCATGACTGACCCCATGGCCGAGGAGAATGATCAGGAGAACGGTGGTGTTGACGACCTGGAAGATGTGGAGTAGAGGCAAAAGGAACAATTAACTTGAATTAACGAGTTAA comes from the Alosa alosa isolate M-15738 ecotype Scorff River chromosome 22, AALO_Geno_1.1, whole genome shotgun sequence genome and includes:
- the si:dkey-94f20.4 gene encoding synembryn-A, whose translation is MDVEDIIRCIKEGDEDGIWVQLQHFNREYAQCFFFDEEEQERRRRQELEQFKKNKVRDYLPDSDSDYDEKAEDPDVILRLNLAAVLTQYIRSDPPGRVLRACLQTLRILSRDKKILGPLVTDNSLLILAKLGGVNSGVPSRDDEDDPENPYASILEALAEVRRSDDHGHRSADGDVDDGNEDDYEPHSSAEGSGDSAQDDGTDPEGEEYTGYGAHYGRVDSNTTHACVGGQPRGSIQKMLARGKKDNRMSIAPVAGDEEEGEASEDIQRKEAMKVLCNVVYNSVWAQERASELRLLSGVTEALGSEARSLSPHCGQFYELRFMFLLTALRPELRTQLKQEGGVPLLTALLEQCLEVQWGEQNHVLPRVPPVPPEASQRAMEALKTLFNITHSAHTQEPSEEDSALYRHLAVILGHCLMVTCEGEKETDDLRGHTVNLLSALPLSCLDVLATVPLSPNSEQWEGLNMDGVHSLLLYMERKLEKGHKVKEKLTPVLNFLTEISRAHRQTRRYLRQQILPPLRDVSLRPEHGTTLKSRLVRLMTHVDTELKHCAADLLFILCKENVGRFVKYTGYGNAAGLLATRGLLGGQSKSSVVTAYYSSDSDSDTEEYRQAKGRVNLVTGRVEEEQPDPMQGMTEEEKEEEARRLVSLFSKLSRENVIQPMGLNAEGRLTPMSGLMTDPMAEENDQENGGVDDLEDVE